One window of the Catenulispora sp. EB89 genome contains the following:
- a CDS encoding enoyl-CoA hydratase/isomerase family protein produces the protein MFRTEPALPEQEWQLRLEIGDSPDGVATLVLDRPEKLNAWSWEASRQLARIATRIRFDDRIRVLVVRGSGRAFCAGVDLGLPEDRITGRSDAERARNFAEGLRWVHEQFRAFATLPQPIVAAVHGYCLGFGFELALMCDIRLAATDAVFALPEATIGMAVDAGGEMRLARDAGSGWAKLLALTGRRIDAATAARIGVVQDVLAPEELLPAAYALAGEIATNAPLAVQAIKRSVDAFADRGLAEAMAQAALLAATTFVSQDAPVGYAAKAARRAAEFEGK, from the coding sequence ATGTTCCGGACCGAACCGGCTTTGCCGGAGCAGGAGTGGCAGCTGCGGCTGGAGATCGGCGACTCGCCCGATGGGGTCGCCACTCTTGTCCTGGACCGCCCGGAGAAGCTGAACGCTTGGAGCTGGGAGGCCTCGCGCCAGTTGGCGCGGATCGCGACCCGGATCCGGTTCGACGACCGCATCAGGGTCCTGGTGGTACGCGGATCCGGCCGGGCTTTTTGCGCCGGCGTGGACCTCGGGCTGCCCGAGGACCGCATCACCGGCCGCTCGGACGCCGAACGGGCCCGCAACTTCGCCGAGGGCCTGCGGTGGGTGCACGAGCAGTTCCGGGCTTTCGCTACACTGCCGCAGCCGATCGTGGCGGCCGTGCACGGCTACTGCCTCGGCTTCGGCTTCGAACTGGCCCTGATGTGCGACATCCGGCTGGCCGCCACCGATGCGGTGTTCGCCCTGCCCGAGGCCACGATCGGGATGGCGGTCGACGCCGGCGGCGAGATGCGCCTGGCCCGCGACGCCGGCAGCGGCTGGGCGAAGCTGCTGGCGCTGACCGGCCGGCGTATCGATGCGGCGACGGCGGCCCGGATCGGCGTGGTGCAGGACGTGCTCGCGCCGGAGGAGCTACTGCCGGCGGCTTACGCGCTGGCGGGGGAGATCGCGACGAACGCACCGCTGGCGGTGCAGGCGATCAAGCGGTCGGTGGACGCGTTCGCCGATCGCGGGCTCGCCGAGGCGATGGCGCAGGCGGCGCTGCTGGCGGCGACGACGTTCGTGTCGCAGGACGCGCCGGTGGGGTATGCGGCGAAGGCGGCTCGGCGGGCGGCGGAGTTCGAGGGGAAATGA
- a CDS encoding PIG-L deacetylase family protein, with amino-acid sequence MSTPKTVVAFHAHPDDEVLLTGGTLARLAAEGHRTVVVVASDGAMGDATEPGALVRLDELRASARVLGVARVHHLGYADSGHGAILYPDPPDRPRFMRAPVEEAARRLAAVIEEERADLLLSYDAAGGYGHRDHVRVHEVGARAAELTGVRVLEATVPREPVVRLGKALQAVRVLRRYDFSDASWFGSPRAAITHRYDVRRYAGVKQAALAEHRTQLGKGRGGLFHRMLVRMPTPLFAALLGRREWYVEPRRD; translated from the coding sequence ATGTCTACTCCTAAGACTGTCGTCGCCTTCCATGCCCACCCCGACGACGAGGTGCTGCTTACCGGCGGGACGCTCGCGCGCCTCGCCGCCGAGGGGCACCGCACGGTCGTCGTCGTGGCCAGCGACGGCGCCATGGGCGACGCCACCGAGCCTGGCGCGCTGGTGCGGCTCGACGAGCTGCGGGCCAGTGCGCGGGTGCTCGGCGTGGCACGCGTGCACCACCTCGGCTACGCCGACAGCGGCCACGGCGCGATTCTCTACCCCGACCCTCCGGACCGGCCGCGGTTCATGCGCGCGCCGGTTGAGGAGGCGGCGCGGCGGTTGGCCGCCGTCATCGAGGAGGAGCGTGCCGATCTGCTCCTCAGCTACGACGCCGCCGGGGGCTACGGGCATCGCGATCACGTGCGGGTGCACGAGGTCGGGGCGCGTGCCGCCGAGCTGACCGGCGTGCGCGTGCTGGAGGCGACGGTGCCGCGCGAGCCGGTGGTGCGGCTGGGCAAGGCGCTGCAGGCGGTGCGGGTTCTGCGGCGCTACGACTTCTCCGACGCCAGCTGGTTCGGCAGCCCGCGTGCGGCCATCACACACCGGTACGACGTGCGCCGGTACGCCGGGGTGAAGCAGGCAGCGCTCGCCGAGCACCGGACGCAGCTGGGGAAGGGGCGGGGCGGACTGTTCCACCGCATGTTGGTCCGGATGCCGACGCCGCTGTTCGCCGCGCTGCTCGGGCGCCGTGAGTGGTACGTCGAACCGCGGCGCGACTGA
- a CDS encoding SDR family oxidoreductase produces the protein MYPGLPEPPPPGTAMLPPGAFAGVTVFITGGGTGLGRAMAAEFARCGAAVAIASRDAGHRERGVAEVRSAGGAAIGVPCDVRDPAAIRAAFDAAEEALGPVTVLVNNAAANFPIAAADLSPNGWRAVTDIVLDGTFLCSQELHRRCTTRQSPGAILNILATQALTGGPGMSHAAAAKAAVGNLTKSLAVEWAPDGIRVNALAPGLFPHEDMREDLKALRPSPDTDATRQPALRTGRRHELGWAATYLCSPYAAFLTGHTLVIDGGNHLRRDFVMPPHTPIREQLPPRG, from the coding sequence ATGTATCCCGGCCTCCCCGAACCGCCCCCGCCCGGCACCGCGATGCTCCCGCCCGGCGCGTTCGCCGGCGTCACGGTCTTCATCACCGGCGGCGGCACGGGCCTGGGCCGCGCGATGGCGGCGGAGTTCGCCCGCTGCGGCGCCGCCGTCGCCATAGCCAGCCGCGACGCCGGGCACCGGGAGCGGGGCGTCGCGGAGGTGCGCTCGGCGGGCGGCGCGGCCATCGGCGTGCCCTGCGACGTGCGCGACCCGGCGGCCATCCGCGCGGCCTTCGACGCCGCCGAGGAGGCGCTCGGACCGGTGACGGTGCTGGTCAACAACGCCGCCGCCAACTTCCCCATCGCCGCCGCAGACTTGTCGCCGAACGGCTGGCGCGCCGTGACGGACATCGTCCTGGACGGCACCTTCCTGTGCTCCCAGGAACTCCACCGCCGCTGCACAACCCGCCAAAGCCCCGGCGCCATCCTCAACATCCTGGCAACCCAGGCCCTCACCGGCGGCCCCGGCATGTCCCACGCCGCCGCGGCCAAAGCCGCCGTCGGCAACCTGACGAAGTCCCTGGCCGTCGAATGGGCCCCCGACGGCATCCGCGTGAACGCCCTGGCCCCCGGCCTGTTCCCGCACGAGGACATGCGCGAGGACCTGAAGGCCCTCCGCCCCTCGCCCGACACCGACGCCACCCGCCAACCAGCCCTCCGCACCGGCCGCCGCCACGAACTCGGCTGGGCCGCGACCTACCTGTGCTCCCCCTACGCAGCCTTCCTCACCGGGCACACCCTGGTCATCGACGGCGGCAACCACCTGCGGCGCGACTTCGTGATGCCGCCGCACACACCGATCCGGGAGCAGCTGCCGCCGCGTGGGTAG
- a CDS encoding uracil-DNA glycosylase: MQPSEQAPAAPNLAVLDRELCDCRACPRLVAWREEVGRVKRKSFADETYWARPIPGFGPADARLLIVGLAPAAHGGNRTGRMFTGDRSGDILVEALHALGLASQPTSVAADDGLELRGVRFTAPVHCAPPDNKPTPGERDTCRPWLVRELELMRPSVRAMVVLGAFGWQALFPAIAAAGSWTVPKPRPAFGHATRVELGAADGGAGLAIHGCYHVSQQNTFTGRLTPQMLRDVIGAAAAEAGL, encoded by the coding sequence GTGCAACCGAGCGAGCAGGCACCGGCCGCCCCGAACCTCGCCGTCCTCGACCGCGAGCTGTGCGACTGCCGGGCGTGTCCGCGGCTGGTCGCGTGGCGGGAGGAAGTCGGGCGGGTCAAGCGCAAGTCCTTCGCCGACGAGACGTACTGGGCGCGTCCCATTCCCGGCTTCGGGCCGGCGGATGCGCGGCTGCTCATCGTCGGGCTCGCGCCGGCGGCGCATGGCGGTAACCGGACTGGTCGCATGTTCACCGGCGATCGGTCCGGCGACATCCTCGTCGAGGCGCTGCATGCCCTCGGCCTGGCGAGCCAGCCGACCTCGGTTGCCGCCGACGACGGCCTGGAGCTGCGCGGCGTCCGCTTCACCGCCCCGGTGCACTGCGCGCCGCCCGACAACAAGCCCACGCCCGGCGAGCGCGACACGTGCCGGCCGTGGCTGGTGCGCGAGTTGGAGCTCATGCGGCCGAGTGTGCGGGCGATGGTGGTGCTCGGCGCGTTCGGCTGGCAGGCGCTGTTCCCGGCCATCGCCGCCGCCGGCTCCTGGACGGTCCCGAAGCCCCGCCCCGCCTTCGGGCACGCCACCCGCGTCGAGCTCGGCGCGGCCGACGGCGGCGCCGGCCTGGCGATCCACGGCTGCTACCACGTCAGCCAGCAGAACACCTTCACCGGACGCCTCACCCCGCAGATGCTGCGCGACGTGATCGGGGCCGCGGCCGCGGAGGCGGGTCTATAG
- a CDS encoding glycoside hydrolase family 76 protein: MRRILILITALVTAMAPLLLGTPTRAGAATTVCALYCDTRDPSLAQQETFPTPNVYVNGRVVELHVDDVDGIAWASIDDGQLNDSVWIDRSWDAGSSWDGLLGKAWIPSTWTGTRTLMYNMADPSNHRRAVVRACGDANGVVCTAWVHLQVCAAQCDGAGSGGSTGNTSPVPDTTLAGRDIALHVDSGGMAWASISGGAAGDEVWMDRSWDGGATWPDGSSEGRVSTPSGATGTQTAEINIDDPLGKLYGGAVRACGRAVTGQNGSCTSWARADAVPTRAAADALMWSYDPYTAWWPSSWWNSAVALTSVIDYMRASGDTSYQWIVDRTFQVNKVAFPAGARSSDAIQGDFISQATDDTEWWALAWIDAYDLTGNQTYLNEAVTIMNYVSSLWDTSSCGGGVWWNTQKTYKNSVTNALYVDLTAALHNRIPGDTAWLAQATTAWNWFRSSGLINGSGLVNDGLTSSCTNNGQTVWTYNQGLAIGAAQEMYRATGDGGDLSEARYLADSAVNSPTLVSNGLLTESCDALTATCDDNQKQFKGIFMRFLGQLNGDGSVGGAYSSFIQAQTGSLWASDRDSLNRIGERWSGQGSGSNPNVSDWRTQASGLEALDAAP; this comes from the coding sequence ATGCGCAGGATCCTGATTCTCATCACGGCCCTGGTCACGGCGATGGCTCCGCTGCTGCTCGGGACACCGACGCGGGCCGGCGCGGCGACCACCGTGTGCGCGCTGTACTGCGACACCCGCGATCCGTCGCTGGCCCAGCAGGAGACGTTCCCGACTCCGAACGTGTACGTGAACGGCCGCGTGGTCGAGCTGCACGTGGACGACGTCGACGGGATAGCCTGGGCCAGCATCGACGACGGCCAGCTCAACGACTCGGTCTGGATCGACCGGTCCTGGGACGCCGGCAGCAGCTGGGACGGCCTGCTGGGGAAGGCGTGGATCCCGAGCACGTGGACCGGTACTCGAACCCTGATGTACAACATGGCCGACCCGTCGAACCACCGGCGCGCGGTGGTGCGGGCCTGCGGTGACGCGAACGGCGTGGTGTGCACCGCCTGGGTTCACCTGCAGGTGTGCGCGGCACAGTGTGACGGCGCCGGCTCGGGCGGCTCGACCGGGAACACCTCGCCGGTGCCGGACACCACGCTGGCCGGCCGCGACATCGCGCTGCACGTCGACTCCGGCGGCATGGCGTGGGCGTCGATCTCCGGCGGCGCGGCCGGGGACGAGGTCTGGATGGACCGGTCGTGGGACGGCGGGGCGACGTGGCCGGACGGGTCGAGCGAGGGGCGGGTGAGCACGCCGTCCGGTGCGACGGGGACTCAGACTGCTGAGATCAACATCGACGATCCGCTCGGCAAGCTGTACGGCGGCGCGGTGCGGGCCTGCGGGCGTGCGGTGACCGGGCAGAACGGGAGCTGTACGTCGTGGGCGCGCGCCGATGCCGTGCCGACGCGAGCCGCCGCCGACGCGCTGATGTGGTCGTACGATCCGTACACCGCGTGGTGGCCGTCGAGCTGGTGGAATTCGGCGGTGGCGCTGACGTCGGTGATCGACTACATGCGGGCTTCGGGGGACACGTCGTACCAGTGGATCGTCGATCGGACGTTCCAGGTCAACAAGGTGGCGTTCCCGGCCGGGGCGCGGAGTTCGGACGCCATCCAGGGCGACTTCATCAGCCAGGCCACGGACGACACCGAATGGTGGGCATTGGCCTGGATCGACGCTTACGACCTGACGGGGAACCAGACGTATCTCAACGAGGCCGTCACCATCATGAACTATGTCAGTTCCCTGTGGGACACGAGCAGCTGCGGGGGCGGCGTCTGGTGGAACACGCAGAAGACGTATAAGAACTCGGTGACGAACGCGCTGTATGTGGACCTGACGGCCGCGCTGCACAACCGGATTCCGGGCGACACGGCCTGGTTGGCGCAGGCGACGACGGCGTGGAACTGGTTCCGGTCCAGCGGGCTGATCAACGGGTCGGGACTGGTTAACGACGGGCTGACGAGTTCGTGCACGAACAACGGGCAGACGGTCTGGACGTACAACCAGGGGCTGGCTATCGGGGCGGCGCAGGAGATGTACCGGGCCACCGGCGATGGCGGCGATCTGAGCGAGGCGCGGTATCTGGCGGATTCGGCGGTGAACTCGCCGACACTGGTGTCGAACGGGCTGCTCACGGAGTCGTGCGATGCGCTGACCGCGACGTGCGATGACAATCAGAAGCAGTTCAAGGGGATCTTCATGCGGTTCCTGGGGCAGCTGAACGGGGACGGCTCGGTCGGGGGTGCTTACAGCTCGTTCATTCAGGCTCAGACGGGTTCGCTGTGGGCTTCGGACCGTGACTCGCTGAACCGGATCGGGGAGCGGTGGTCGGGGCAGGGGTCGGGTTCGAACCCGAATGTGAGCGATTGGCGGACGCAGGCCAGCGGGTTGGAGGCTTTGGACGCGGCGCCTTGA
- a CDS encoding beta-1,3-glucanase family protein, protein MMNRRKLLSSAAAIGGAALGLGTGALAFRASATTPTLQIALQNTTTSNQVYAYVTGQAIDNNNALMLLESDGHTVYYPSSPGSPGSPLGANCAIALGAPGSATTITIPHIAGGRIWFSVGAPLTFLLNPGPGLVEPSVSNQSDPNINIMWDFCEFTYNDAQMYANISFVDFVSLPISLTLTNGSGGTQTAAGLPANGLDTVCSGLKAQHASDGAGWDQLVVTSGGANLRALSPNNGIVINSSLFSGYYQPYVNQVWSQYSNQTLTIDTQASWGTVTGQVSGGQLNFPGVGSFSQPSAADIFSCSTGPFANAAGEFGTLIARISAAFNRSTLLIDANQPDGENPANYYRNAITNHYSRIAHAASLDGRGYGFPYDDVAPNGGTDQSGAVSDGNPTLLTVAVGGGTATGPGGGGPSQSSSSSSPSSGGGGGSVSAYSTIQAVSYNSHNGTQNEATSDSGGGQDVGWIANGDWLAYSNVDFGSAGATQFKARVASGAASGVSGLVQVALDSPTAAPIGSFALGNTGGWQSWETVPANIGRVTGVHTVYLVFSSGQPADFVNVHWFTFAQS, encoded by the coding sequence ATGATGAATCGCAGAAAGCTGCTGTCCTCCGCCGCCGCGATCGGCGGCGCCGCGCTCGGTCTGGGTACCGGCGCACTGGCCTTCCGGGCCTCGGCGACCACCCCCACGCTGCAGATCGCCCTGCAGAACACCACGACCTCGAACCAGGTCTACGCCTACGTCACCGGCCAGGCGATCGACAACAACAATGCCCTGATGCTGTTGGAGTCCGACGGGCACACGGTCTACTACCCGTCCTCGCCCGGCTCCCCCGGCAGCCCGCTTGGCGCCAACTGCGCGATCGCCCTCGGCGCGCCGGGCAGCGCCACCACGATCACCATCCCGCATATCGCCGGCGGCCGGATCTGGTTCTCCGTCGGCGCCCCGCTGACCTTCCTGCTGAACCCGGGCCCCGGCCTGGTCGAGCCGTCGGTGAGCAACCAGTCGGACCCCAACATCAACATCATGTGGGACTTCTGCGAGTTCACCTACAACGACGCGCAGATGTACGCCAACATCAGCTTCGTCGACTTCGTCTCGCTGCCGATCTCGCTGACCCTGACCAACGGCTCCGGCGGCACGCAGACCGCCGCCGGCCTGCCGGCCAACGGCCTGGACACCGTCTGCTCCGGCCTGAAAGCGCAGCACGCCTCCGACGGCGCCGGCTGGGACCAGCTGGTCGTCACCTCCGGCGGGGCCAACCTGCGCGCGCTGAGCCCGAACAACGGGATCGTCATCAACAGCTCGCTGTTCTCCGGGTACTACCAGCCCTACGTGAACCAGGTGTGGTCGCAGTACTCGAACCAGACCCTGACCATCGACACCCAGGCCTCCTGGGGCACCGTGACCGGCCAGGTCTCCGGCGGGCAGCTGAACTTCCCCGGCGTGGGCAGCTTCTCCCAGCCCTCGGCCGCCGACATCTTCAGCTGCAGCACCGGCCCGTTCGCCAACGCCGCCGGCGAGTTCGGCACGCTGATCGCGCGGATCAGCGCCGCGTTCAATCGCAGCACCCTGCTGATCGACGCCAACCAGCCCGACGGCGAGAACCCGGCGAACTACTACCGGAACGCGATCACCAACCACTACTCGCGGATCGCGCACGCGGCCAGCCTGGACGGCCGCGGCTACGGCTTCCCGTACGACGACGTCGCCCCGAACGGCGGCACCGACCAGTCCGGCGCGGTGTCCGACGGCAACCCGACGCTGCTGACGGTGGCAGTCGGCGGCGGCACCGCGACCGGGCCGGGCGGCGGCGGGCCGAGCCAGAGCTCCAGCTCCTCCAGCCCCTCCAGCGGCGGGGGCGGCGGCAGCGTCAGCGCGTACTCGACGATCCAGGCCGTGAGCTACAACTCGCACAACGGCACGCAGAACGAGGCCACGTCGGACTCCGGCGGCGGCCAGGACGTCGGCTGGATCGCGAACGGCGACTGGCTCGCGTACTCGAACGTCGACTTCGGCAGCGCCGGCGCGACGCAGTTCAAGGCGCGGGTCGCCTCCGGTGCCGCGTCCGGTGTCAGTGGCCTGGTTCAGGTGGCGCTGGACAGCCCGACGGCCGCGCCGATCGGCAGCTTCGCCCTCGGGAACACCGGTGGGTGGCAGTCGTGGGAGACGGTGCCGGCCAACATCGGCAGGGTCACCGGCGTGCACACGGTCTACCTGGTGTTCTCCAGCGGGCAGCCGGCCGACTTCGTGAACGTGCACTGGTTCACCTTCGCGCAGTCCTGA
- a CDS encoding arabinofuranosidase catalytic domain-containing protein produces MRSSPPARPADRGAVPHARLWHRLAMSIGAVVLLILGVLTTGPGAARAAGSQEPCDIYASAGTPCVAAHSTVRALYASYNGPLYQVRRASDGATMDVGLTSAGGYANADSQDVFCVQTACTINKVYDQSPQHNDLTIEGGGGAAPNPDVAANANAAHILVNGSKAYGLYVGPGVGYRDDNTRAVPVGGQPQGAYMVASGTHVNNGCCFDYGNAETNNQDTGNGHMESVYIGTGCGQSPCAGSGPWVQGDLENGLYTGAGSNLGNTGNNSEFVTGMVKSNNQSTFEVEGGNSQSGGLSIWYNGSLPPNGYTPMSLEGAIVLGTGGDNSNSDMGTFFEGVMTAGVPSDAADAAVQANIVAQNYSGNSGGSPQSSGGTITLTGGQCVDVLGDDSGRDLTQVNLWSCQPNAIDQHWTHNSDGSLETLGRCLDIDGDGTAVGTKVELWDCNGVGGQKWIQQSNGSLLNPQSGLCLDDPSGNTSNGTQLQIYTCNNTTAQQFSVNGGGTVNGPGNQCVDVAGDDNGGNLTHVQLWDCQPYAADQHWYHNANGSLETLGRCLDIDGNGTAVGTKVELYDCNGVGGQVWQSRSDGSLFNPQSGLCLDDPSDNTASGTQLQIYTCNQSAAQKFSLE; encoded by the coding sequence ATGCGTTCATCTCCACCTGCCCGCCCCGCCGACCGGGGCGCCGTGCCGCACGCGCGCCTCTGGCACCGCCTCGCGATGTCGATCGGCGCGGTCGTGCTCCTCATCCTCGGCGTCCTCACCACCGGCCCCGGCGCCGCCCGGGCCGCGGGTTCGCAAGAACCCTGCGACATCTACGCCTCCGCGGGAACCCCGTGCGTGGCCGCGCACAGCACGGTCCGGGCGCTCTACGCGTCCTACAACGGGCCGCTCTACCAGGTCCGGCGCGCCTCCGACGGCGCCACCATGGACGTCGGCCTGACCTCGGCCGGCGGCTATGCGAACGCTGATTCGCAGGACGTCTTCTGCGTGCAGACCGCCTGCACGATCAACAAGGTCTACGACCAGTCGCCGCAGCACAACGACCTCACCATCGAGGGCGGCGGCGGCGCGGCACCGAATCCGGACGTCGCGGCGAACGCCAACGCCGCGCACATCCTCGTCAACGGCTCCAAGGCCTACGGCCTGTACGTCGGGCCCGGCGTCGGCTACCGGGACGACAACACCAGGGCGGTACCCGTCGGCGGCCAACCTCAGGGCGCGTACATGGTCGCCAGCGGCACGCACGTCAACAACGGCTGTTGCTTCGACTACGGCAACGCCGAGACCAACAACCAGGACACCGGCAACGGCCACATGGAGTCGGTCTACATAGGCACCGGATGCGGGCAGAGCCCATGCGCCGGCAGCGGTCCGTGGGTTCAGGGCGACCTGGAGAACGGGCTCTACACCGGTGCGGGCAGCAACCTCGGGAACACCGGCAACAACAGCGAGTTCGTCACCGGGATGGTGAAGAGCAACAACCAGTCGACGTTCGAGGTCGAGGGCGGGAACTCGCAATCCGGCGGGCTGAGCATCTGGTACAACGGCTCACTGCCACCGAACGGCTACACGCCGATGTCGCTGGAAGGCGCGATCGTCCTCGGCACCGGCGGGGACAACAGCAACAGCGACATGGGGACCTTCTTCGAAGGCGTGATGACCGCCGGCGTGCCCAGCGACGCCGCCGACGCCGCCGTCCAGGCCAACATCGTCGCGCAGAACTACAGCGGCAACAGCGGCGGCAGCCCGCAGTCCTCCGGCGGCACCATCACCCTGACCGGCGGCCAGTGTGTGGACGTCCTCGGCGACGACTCCGGCCGCGACCTGACCCAGGTCAACCTCTGGAGCTGCCAGCCGAACGCCATCGACCAGCACTGGACGCACAACTCCGACGGCTCGCTGGAGACCCTGGGGCGCTGCCTGGACATCGACGGCGACGGCACCGCGGTCGGCACCAAGGTGGAGCTGTGGGACTGTAACGGCGTCGGCGGCCAGAAATGGATCCAGCAGAGCAACGGCTCGCTGCTGAACCCGCAGTCAGGGCTCTGCCTCGACGACCCGAGCGGCAACACCTCCAACGGCACCCAGCTGCAGATCTACACCTGCAACAACACCACCGCGCAGCAGTTCTCGGTCAACGGCGGCGGCACCGTCAACGGCCCCGGCAACCAGTGCGTGGACGTGGCCGGCGACGACAACGGCGGCAACCTCACGCACGTCCAGCTGTGGGACTGCCAGCCCTACGCCGCCGACCAGCACTGGTACCACAACGCGAACGGCTCGCTGGAGACCCTGGGCCGCTGCCTGGACATCGACGGCAACGGCACTGCGGTCGGCACGAAGGTCGAGCTGTACGACTGCAACGGCGTCGGCGGCCAGGTCTGGCAGTCGCGGTCCGACGGCTCGCTGTTCAACCCGCAGTCGGGCCTGTGCCTCGACGACCCGAGCGACAACACCGCGAGCGGGACGCAGTTGCAGATCTACACCTGTAACCAGTCCGCGGCGCAGAAGTTCTCACTTGAGTAG
- a CDS encoding alpha/beta hydrolase: MDVTATDLLDEDPPEDPASSAAASTEPTEPTEPVRLIPYRSRRRRWLRRAAKTVAVLFVASTFLSTAYNAATNGRASVPAGLTYVQAGDVSTRYREWGTSGTPIVLVHGFVESADTWQYLAPLLAAQGHRVYALDIDGWGYTQRVAPFDVGHQARQLDAFIEALHLDKPLLVGHSSGAAVAALATLDKPGEVSGVMFLDGDGLATGAGQKTPLTHLFLNPYRTTLMRLAIRSDTIVRAIYGATCGSGCPKLDAAGLDQWRRPLEVPGAEEALWSMVNLGVAGLPPARLAELATLPIPKSVVFGGADSSYDPSSPQTTAARIGAPAPTVIPGAQHLTSVNSPGAVAEAVAALEARAAG; encoded by the coding sequence GTGGACGTGACTGCGACGGATCTCCTCGACGAGGACCCGCCCGAAGATCCGGCGTCGTCGGCGGCGGCGTCGACCGAGCCGACCGAGCCGACCGAGCCGGTCCGGCTCATTCCCTACCGCAGCCGCCGCAGACGCTGGCTGCGCCGGGCCGCGAAGACCGTCGCCGTGCTGTTCGTCGCCAGCACCTTCCTGTCCACCGCGTACAACGCCGCCACGAACGGCCGCGCCTCCGTGCCGGCCGGCCTGACCTACGTCCAGGCCGGCGACGTCTCGACCCGCTACCGCGAATGGGGCACGAGCGGCACGCCGATCGTCCTCGTCCACGGTTTCGTCGAGTCCGCCGACACCTGGCAGTACCTCGCGCCGCTCCTCGCCGCGCAGGGGCACCGGGTCTACGCGCTCGACATCGACGGCTGGGGCTACACGCAGCGCGTCGCGCCGTTCGACGTCGGCCACCAGGCACGCCAGCTCGACGCGTTCATCGAGGCCCTGCACCTGGACAAGCCGCTGCTCGTCGGCCACTCCAGCGGGGCGGCCGTGGCGGCGCTCGCGACGCTGGACAAGCCCGGCGAGGTCAGCGGCGTCATGTTCCTCGACGGGGACGGTCTGGCGACCGGCGCGGGGCAGAAGACGCCGCTCACGCACCTGTTCCTCAACCCGTATCGCACGACCCTGATGCGGCTGGCGATCCGTTCCGACACAATCGTCCGCGCCATCTATGGCGCCACGTGCGGCTCGGGCTGCCCCAAGCTGGACGCCGCGGGGCTGGACCAGTGGCGCCGTCCGCTGGAGGTGCCCGGCGCCGAGGAAGCGTTGTGGAGCATGGTCAACCTCGGGGTCGCGGGGCTCCCGCCGGCCCGCCTCGCCGAACTGGCCACGCTGCCGATCCCGAAGTCGGTCGTGTTCGGCGGCGCCGACTCCTCCTACGACCCGAGCTCGCCGCAGACCACCGCGGCCCGGATCGGCGCCCCGGCCCCGACCGTCATCCCCGGCGCTCAGCACCTGACGTCGGTCAACAGCCCCGGGGCCGTCGCCGAGGCGGTCGCGGCGCTGGAGGCGCGGGCCGCCGGCTAG
- a CDS encoding nuclear transport factor 2 family protein encodes MKSLTRKTIVTAAAVASLTGVAVAAAPAQAASPAGVTQSHAALSRGQLAALPLTNRHLTAHEIANLAVVLGAYHDAEGKSLNVKAFINSFTKDGVFNDKVAGQSYQGQALGDVLTRMAGIFPDVHRDLKSITVNGDTVTLELSIQGTFEGPAQTPAGVLKPNGARIDAPTADFWYLHDGKITKFDCFVGYTDMYAQMGVNLDWAGAVAKG; translated from the coding sequence ATGAAGTCGCTCACCCGCAAGACGATCGTCACCGCCGCCGCCGTCGCCAGCCTGACCGGCGTGGCCGTCGCCGCCGCGCCGGCGCAGGCCGCGAGCCCGGCCGGCGTCACGCAGTCGCACGCGGCCCTGAGCCGCGGCCAGCTTGCCGCGCTGCCGCTCACCAATCGGCACCTGACCGCGCACGAGATCGCCAACCTCGCTGTGGTGCTGGGCGCCTACCACGATGCCGAGGGCAAGAGCCTGAATGTGAAGGCGTTCATCAACAGCTTCACCAAGGACGGCGTCTTCAACGACAAGGTCGCCGGCCAGAGCTACCAGGGCCAGGCCCTCGGCGATGTGCTGACCCGCATGGCCGGCATCTTCCCCGACGTGCACCGCGACCTGAAGAGCATCACGGTCAACGGCGACACGGTCACGCTCGAACTGTCGATCCAGGGCACCTTCGAGGGTCCGGCGCAGACTCCGGCCGGCGTCCTGAAGCCGAACGGCGCGCGGATCGACGCCCCGACCGCTGACTTCTGGTACCTGCACGACGGGAAGATCACGAAGTTCGACTGCTTCGTCGGCTACACCGACATGTACGCGCAGATGGGCGTCAACCTCGACTGGGCCGGCGCGGTCGCCAAGGGGTGA